AGCGCGTTCACCTTTACGGAAAGCGTGCAATTGCAGCTTGGTGTAAGCTACATGTTGACCATTGAGGGCTGGGAAGTTGGCCGCAGGATTGCCCGCGCCGTTAGGGCCATGGCAAGCCGCACAAGCCGCAACGCCAGTCGCATTATTGCCACCTTTGTAAATTTGCTCACCTAATGCCACTTTAGTTTGGTCGGCTTCGCCCGCTTTCTTCACTTGAGAGGAGAAGTAAGCCGCTAAGTCAGCCATGTCTGCGTCACTCAATGGTTTTGCCATTGGGGTCATGGACGGGTTAACACGCTCATCATGTTTGAAGTTCATTAACTGCTTCAAAATGTAGCTTGGGTGTTGACCTGCCAATTTAGGCCATTCAGGGTTAACGCTGTTGCCGTCTGCACCGTGGCAGGCTGCACAAGTCGCGGATTTGGTTTTGCCTGCTTCAGCATTGCCACCTTCTGCCCAAGCAGAGGCAGCGATGCTAACAGCTAAGCCACTCAGTACAAGCATGAGTACTTTTTTCATAATCGAAGTGCTCCTAATATCTACAAAATCTGTCATATTTTTGCATGACACCCGGTGACTCCCCATGTTCACTGAATGTGATGCGTTGCCTAACCGTCTTTTCGCGGTTGCGGC
The sequence above is drawn from the Thiothrix subterranea genome and encodes:
- a CDS encoding c-type cytochrome, encoding MKKVLMLVLSGLAVSIAASAWAEGGNAEAGKTKSATCAACHGADGNSVNPEWPKLAGQHPSYILKQLMNFKHDERVNPSMTPMAKPLSDADMADLAAYFSSQVKKAGEADQTKVALGEQIYKGGNNATGVAACAACHGPNGAGNPAANFPALNGQHVAYTKLQLHAFRKGERANDAGKMMRNIAAGMTDAEIEAVAEYIAGLQ